Proteins encoded together in one Chiloscyllium plagiosum isolate BGI_BamShark_2017 chromosome 50, ASM401019v2, whole genome shotgun sequence window:
- the LOC122544597 gene encoding histone H2B 1/2-like gives MADEKKAQQASKKGAKKIIKKAPVKGGKKRKRTRRESYAIYIYKVMKQVHPDTGISSKAMSIMNSFVNDIFERIAGEASRLAHYNKRSTISSREIQTAVRLLLPGELAKHAVSEGTKAVTKYTSSK, from the coding sequence ATGGCTGATGAgaagaaagcacagcaagcctCCAAGAAGGGCGCGAAGAAAATCATCAAGAAGGCGCCAGTGAAGGGCGGTAAGAAGAGGAAGCGGACCAGGAGAGAAAGTTACGCCATATATATCTACAAAGTGATGAAACAGGTTCACcccgacaccggcatctcctccAAGGCCATGAGCATCATGAATTCGTTCGTCAACGATATTTTCGAGCGCATCGCGGGGGAGGCTTCCCGCCTGGCCCATTACAACAAGCGCAGCACCATCAGCTCCCGGGAGATCCAGACCGCCGTGCGGCTGCTGCTGCCCGGGGAGCTGGCCAAGCACGCCGTGTCGGAGGGTACAAAGGCGGTGACCAAGTACACCAGCTCCAAGTGA